From Caminibacter mediatlanticus TB-2, the proteins below share one genomic window:
- the secD gene encoding protein translocase subunit SecD, giving the protein MKKLNYRLVIFILATLFGIAFTIPSFLGKNPKVNLGLDLQGGMYLVLGVKQEDAIKNKIKTIASTIKYISEKKELFIDNLKVKNNKIEFELIDNGDEKAMDKELATIKGINIKKIPKNGSIEYIVSLKPEEIEKTKEDAIKLAVQTIRSRLDAYGLAEPSVTRQGKDKIVVELPGIKTQKEKESIKKLISSAAHLELYLVDDERKITSPKEAAKYGDILLPDKNNPNKMWLLKTPPVLDGSMITNATVGFTQKTNQPAIFFTLNSQGAKIFGDVTGKNVGKRLAIVVDNKVYSAPVIQERIGGGSGQITVGSPEEAHILAIALRSGSLPAPVVLLEQRSVGASLGADSIRNSMIALISGFVIVVLFMAWYYRLAGIIADIALITNLFLIISIMALFGATLTLPGMAGIVLTVGMAVDANVIINERIRELIREGVPIRKAIEGGYKNAMSAILDANITTLIAAIALFAYGTGTIKGFAITMAIGILASMLTAILGTHGIWQFLLDMGKKITPKDFGMKV; this is encoded by the coding sequence TTAGGTGTTAAGCAAGAAGATGCTATTAAAAATAAAATAAAAACAATTGCATCTACAATTAAATACATTAGTGAAAAAAAAGAGCTTTTTATAGATAATTTAAAAGTAAAAAATAACAAAATTGAGTTTGAATTAATAGATAATGGTGATGAAAAAGCAATGGATAAAGAACTTGCTACTATTAAAGGAATAAATATAAAAAAAATTCCTAAAAATGGAAGTATTGAATATATTGTTTCTTTAAAACCAGAAGAGATTGAAAAAACAAAAGAAGATGCCATTAAACTTGCCGTTCAAACTATTAGAAGTAGGCTTGATGCATATGGACTTGCTGAACCAAGTGTGACAAGACAAGGAAAAGATAAAATTGTAGTTGAACTTCCAGGAATTAAAACTCAAAAAGAAAAAGAGAGTATTAAAAAATTAATTTCCTCAGCAGCTCATTTAGAACTTTATTTAGTTGACGATGAAAGAAAAATAACATCACCAAAAGAAGCAGCAAAATATGGGGATATTTTACTTCCGGATAAAAACAATCCTAATAAAATGTGGCTTTTAAAAACACCACCTGTACTTGATGGTAGTATGATTACTAATGCAACTGTTGGATTTACTCAAAAGACAAATCAGCCAGCAATATTTTTTACTTTAAATTCACAAGGTGCTAAAATTTTTGGTGATGTAACTGGAAAAAATGTAGGAAAAAGACTTGCAATTGTAGTTGATAATAAAGTCTATTCTGCACCAGTTATTCAAGAAAGAATTGGTGGAGGTAGCGGTCAAATAACAGTAGGAAGTCCAGAAGAAGCTCATATATTAGCAATTGCACTAAGAAGTGGGTCTCTTCCAGCACCTGTTGTACTACTTGAACAAAGAAGTGTAGGTGCATCTCTTGGGGCTGATAGTATTAGAAATTCAATGATAGCTTTAATATCCGGATTTGTAATAGTAGTATTATTTATGGCATGGTATTATAGGTTAGCTGGTATTATCGCTGATATTGCTTTAATTACTAACTTATTTTTAATTATTTCAATAATGGCTTTATTTGGAGCCACTCTAACACTTCCAGGGATGGCTGGGATTGTACTTACAGTTGGTATGGCTGTAGATGCAAATGTTATTATTAATGAAAGAATAAGAGAATTAATAAGAGAAGGTGTGCCTATAAGAAAAGCAATTGAAGGTGGATATAAAAATGCAATGAGTGCAATTTTAGATGCAAATATTACTACTTTAATTGCAGCAATTGCTCTTTTTGCATATGGGACTGGGACAATTAAAGGGTTTGCAATTACAATGGCTATTGGTATATTAGCAAGTATGCTAACAGCAATACTTGGGACTCATGGAATATGGCAGTTTTTACTTGATATGGGTAAAAAAATTACTCCAAAAGATTTTGGAATGAAGGTTTAA
- the secF gene encoding protein translocase subunit SecF — MEFFSSNKIYDFMGKRKIFISISIFLIILSLFSIFTKGFNWGIDFAGGVEVQVRFEKPIKIATIREVIAKKYPNANITTFGSDREFLIRLNVKDVNSDVRKSLGSEIKNILSKIGKVEIRRVDIVGAKVGNELREKGLKALIFAIIGILIYVSFRFEWRFAVASVLALFHDTIISLGAVSAFNIEVNLDVLAAILTLMGYSLNDTIVVFDRIREEVKKSNIKDLATLINVAISKTLSRTVLTSLTTFFVVLTLYLFGGEIIKPFSFTLLVGIIVGTYSSIFIASPLLIWLGFKIDDYRKKLAEKEKRKREKEKLRQTYQGGVV; from the coding sequence ATGGAATTTTTTAGTTCAAATAAAATATATGATTTTATGGGTAAAAGGAAAATTTTTATATCTATCTCTATTTTTTTAATAATATTGAGTCTTTTTTCTATTTTTACAAAAGGTTTTAATTGGGGAATTGACTTTGCAGGTGGTGTTGAAGTTCAAGTTAGATTTGAAAAACCAATAAAAATTGCCACAATACGAGAAGTAATAGCTAAAAAATATCCAAATGCAAATATTACGACTTTTGGAAGTGATAGAGAATTTTTAATTAGACTAAATGTAAAAGATGTAAATAGTGATGTAAGAAAATCTCTTGGAAGTGAGATTAAAAATATTTTATCAAAAATAGGTAAAGTTGAAATAAGAAGAGTTGATATAGTTGGTGCAAAAGTAGGAAACGAACTTAGAGAAAAAGGATTAAAAGCATTAATATTTGCAATTATAGGAATTTTAATTTATGTATCTTTTAGGTTTGAGTGGAGATTTGCAGTTGCATCAGTTTTAGCTTTGTTTCATGATACAATAATTTCACTTGGGGCTGTTAGTGCTTTTAATATAGAGGTAAATTTAGATGTTTTAGCAGCAATTCTTACATTGATGGGATATTCTTTAAATGACACAATAGTTGTATTTGATAGAATTAGAGAAGAAGTTAAAAAGAGTAATATTAAAGATTTGGCAACTTTAATTAATGTTGCAATTTCTAAAACTCTTAGTAGAACTGTGTTAACTTCACTTACAACTTTCTTTGTTGTTTTAACATTGTATCTTTTTGGGGGAGAAATTATAAAACCTTTTAGTTTTACTCTGTTAGTTGGAATTATTGTTGGTACTTATTCATCAATCTTTATTGCATCTCCTCTTTTAATTTGGCTTGGATTTAAAATTGATGATTATAGAAAGAAACTTGCGGAAAAAGAAAAAAGAAAAAGAGAAAAAGAAAAATTAAGACAAACATACCAAGGCGGTGTTGTTTAA
- a CDS encoding DUF6394 family protein — MDWGKVIYVFFQLMSLTSVAGFLYDHNRIALFIALSLNLISTILKIGIRNIVAAELFAASLVADLHLIPAFFYLEVKNDLPAAYAMAIGALIANIVTIILSFIEIAKTKDTWE, encoded by the coding sequence ATGGATTGGGGAAAAGTAATTTATGTTTTTTTTCAACTTATGAGTTTAACAAGTGTAGCAGGTTTTTTGTATGACCATAATAGAATAGCTCTTTTTATTGCATTAAGCCTAAATCTAATTTCTACAATTTTAAAAATTGGTATTAGAAATATTGTTGCAGCGGAGCTTTTTGCTGCAAGTTTAGTTGCTGATTTACATTTAATTCCAGCATTTTTTTATTTAGAAGTTAAAAATGATTTACCAGCAGCTTATGCAATGGCAATTGGTGCTTTAATTGCTAATATTGTAACTATTATTTTAAGTTTTATTGAAATTGCAAAAACAAAAGATACATGGGAGTAG
- the leuS gene encoding leucine--tRNA ligase, which translates to MREYKPDVIEKKWQEIWDKEEAFEPKEDYTLPKKYILSMFPYPSGRIHMGHVRNYSIGDAIARYYRKKGFNVLHPIGWDSFGMPAENAAIKHGVHPKKWTYENIDYMRKELNRLGLSFSKKREFATSDPEYTRWEQEFIIKMYENGLLERRTQKVNWCETCHTVLANEQVIDGCCWRCDNEVEIKELPGWYIKITKYAEELLRDIDKKLKGNWPDKVLTMQKNWIGKSSGLKFKFSLSNESKEKLKNKFDGYEVFTTRPDTIYGVTYSALAPEHEIVDFMLENKLFDEETERKVRKIRSILPKDRQAMEKEGVYLGIDVIHPLTGEKIPVWLANFVLVEYGSGAVMAVPAHDERDFEFAKKYNLPIKCVIKPENGEIDENKAYTGDGILINSGEFSGMKNSEAKKAIIKKFEDLGIGKEEVNYRLRDWGISRQRYWGAPIPFIKCEKCGIVPERIENLPVTLPDDVEITGSGNPLDMHPTWKYTKCPKCGGEAIRETDTMDTFIQSSWYQFRFTTDFRKYPNVPFRKEDVDYFAPVDQYIGGIEHAILHLLYARFFTKALRDLGYVNLDEPFAKLLTQGMVLKDGAKMSKSKGNVVDPDEIVEKYGADTARLFILFAAPPEQELEWSDSAVEGAYRFLNRLYQNASKCYKTTTLPKIDTSKLTKEEKEARRKVYEVLKRSKDTYEKTFAFNTLIAASMEALNSLNKIDNKDLYTEGYYILMNVLEPIIPHIASEISEELFNRENFKEIPIDENALKKDEINYPVQVNGKKRAEISVDANASKDEILKLAKEAVNKYLQGKEIVKEIVVPNRIVNIVVKG; encoded by the coding sequence ATGAGAGAATATAAACCAGATGTAATTGAGAAAAAATGGCAAGAAATTTGGGATAAAGAAGAAGCATTTGAGCCAAAAGAAGACTATACTCTTCCTAAGAAATATATTTTAAGCATGTTTCCATATCCAAGTGGTAGAATTCATATGGGGCATGTTAGAAATTATTCAATTGGTGATGCTATTGCAAGATATTATAGAAAAAAAGGTTTTAATGTTTTGCATCCAATAGGTTGGGATAGTTTTGGAATGCCAGCAGAAAATGCAGCAATAAAGCATGGAGTCCATCCAAAAAAATGGACATATGAAAATATTGATTATATGAGAAAAGAGTTAAATAGACTTGGACTTAGCTTTTCTAAAAAAAGAGAATTTGCTACATCTGACCCAGAATATACAAGATGGGAGCAAGAATTTATCATAAAAATGTATGAAAATGGATTGCTTGAGAGAAGAACTCAAAAGGTTAATTGGTGTGAGACTTGTCATACAGTTTTAGCAAATGAACAAGTAATTGATGGATGCTGTTGGAGATGTGATAATGAAGTTGAGATAAAAGAATTACCTGGTTGGTATATAAAAATTACTAAATATGCTGAGGAGTTATTAAGAGATATTGATAAAAAGCTAAAAGGTAATTGGCCTGATAAAGTTTTGACAATGCAAAAAAATTGGATTGGAAAAAGCAGTGGTCTTAAATTCAAATTTAGTTTATCTAATGAAAGTAAAGAAAAATTAAAAAATAAATTTGATGGATATGAAGTATTTACAACTAGGCCAGATACTATTTATGGAGTAACTTACTCAGCCCTTGCACCAGAACATGAAATTGTAGATTTTATGCTTGAAAATAAACTTTTTGATGAAGAGACTGAGAGAAAAGTTAGAAAAATAAGAAGTATATTACCAAAAGATAGACAAGCTATGGAAAAAGAGGGAGTTTATCTTGGAATTGATGTTATTCATCCTCTAACTGGTGAAAAAATTCCTGTATGGCTTGCTAATTTTGTATTAGTTGAGTATGGAAGTGGAGCTGTAATGGCAGTACCAGCTCATGATGAGAGAGACTTTGAATTTGCAAAAAAATATAATCTTCCAATAAAATGTGTTATAAAGCCAGAAAATGGTGAAATTGATGAAAATAAAGCATATACGGGGGATGGTATTTTAATTAATAGCGGTGAATTTAGTGGTATGAAAAATAGTGAAGCTAAAAAGGCTATTATTAAAAAATTTGAAGACCTTGGCATTGGAAAAGAAGAAGTTAATTATAGATTAAGAGATTGGGGAATAAGTAGACAAAGATATTGGGGAGCTCCAATTCCATTTATTAAATGTGAAAAATGTGGAATAGTACCTGAGAGAATAGAAAACCTTCCAGTAACTCTTCCTGATGATGTTGAAATTACAGGTAGTGGGAATCCACTTGATATGCATCCAACTTGGAAATATACAAAATGTCCAAAATGTGGTGGTGAGGCTATTAGAGAAACTGATACAATGGATACATTTATTCAGAGTAGTTGGTATCAATTTAGATTTACAACAGATTTTAGAAAATATCCTAATGTTCCATTTAGAAAAGAAGATGTAGATTACTTTGCACCAGTTGACCAATATATTGGTGGAATTGAGCACGCAATACTTCATTTACTTTATGCAAGATTTTTTACAAAAGCTCTTAGAGATTTAGGATATGTTAATTTAGATGAACCATTTGCAAAACTTTTAACACAAGGTATGGTTTTAAAAGATGGTGCTAAGATGAGCAAAAGTAAAGGAAATGTAGTAGACCCAGATGAAATTGTAGAAAAATATGGAGCTGATACTGCAAGACTTTTTATTCTTTTTGCAGCTCCACCTGAGCAAGAACTTGAATGGAGCGATAGTGCAGTTGAGGGAGCTTATAGATTTTTAAATAGGCTATATCAAAATGCAAGCAAGTGTTATAAAACAACAACCTTACCAAAAATTGATACATCAAAACTGACAAAAGAAGAAAAAGAGGCAAGAAGAAAAGTTTATGAAGTTTTAAAAAGAAGTAAAGATACTTATGAAAAAACATTTGCATTTAATACTTTAATTGCAGCAAGTATGGAAGCATTAAATAGTTTAAATAAGATAGATAATAAAGATCTCTATACAGAAGGGTATTATATTTTAATGAATGTACTTGAACCTATTATTCCTCACATTGCAAGTGAAATTAGTGAAGAGTTATTTAATAGAGAAAACTTTAAAGAAATTCCTATTGATGAGAATGCATTAAAAAAAGATGAAATAAATTATCCTGTACAAGTTAATGGTAAAAAAAGGGCTGAAATTAGTGTAGATGCTAATGCAAGTAAGGATGAAATTTTAAAACTTGCAAAAGAAGCTGTTAATAAATATCTTCAAGGCAAGGAAATAGTTAAAGAAATAGTTGTGCCAAATAGGATTGTTAATATAGTAGTTAAGGGATAA
- the lptE gene encoding LPS assembly lipoprotein LptE, with amino-acid sequence MKKIFLFSFFFFFIIGCGYKPSSVYQNKILGNKIKPIVEVDVKNPRETIFLKDALNDAIYTILNKNIDFENYDTIIKVNPNSSSLSILDYDENGYPYLYRSSVVLKVEIVDKNKKKYNYTVSGSYDFTISTNSVITDQTQLDAYKKASINALNKLFAKITKEGIEK; translated from the coding sequence GTGAAAAAAATTTTTCTTTTTTCTTTTTTCTTTTTTTTTATAATAGGTTGTGGATATAAACCAAGTAGTGTTTATCAAAATAAGATTTTAGGTAATAAAATAAAACCTATTGTAGAAGTTGATGTAAAAAATCCAAGAGAGACAATATTTTTAAAAGATGCATTAAATGATGCAATATATACAATACTAAATAAAAATATCGATTTTGAAAATTATGATACAATAATTAAAGTAAATCCTAATTCTTCAAGTTTAAGTATACTTGATTATGATGAGAATGGATATCCATATCTATATAGAAGTAGCGTGGTATTAAAAGTAGAAATTGTGGATAAAAACAAAAAAAAATATAACTATACTGTATCTGGTAGTTATGATTTTACTATTTCGACTAATTCTGTTATTACAGACCAAACTCAGCTTGATGCATATAAAAAAGCAAGTATTAATGCATTAAATAAACTTTTTGCGAAGATAACAAAAGAGGGAATAGAAAAATGA
- a CDS encoding GGDEF domain-containing protein — protein sequence MTIKEIAKKALNHFKSRGYIFTPSEYEEIFCKIAKQYGVIIDDCNKIAKYLSKLDSKYQAIAKNYNIKNLDELLVFLINYINRENTSKEKESIEQLFLYVKRALDVIAILPIVKSKKIALKHLDFIKPYMEKEEYEKLRQEWIDFLDLFDASIVRRGAAYAGIKSEDALEVIDALIKRIEEGPDLSHLIDAIIYTLTPSYAPFMDDDIAMLKKQLQEDPTIILTKAFADDLRILTNKRIKLDKDELKQKLKDLDQIAERISIKIVRMLQKTAGSSKEIKIIADEIRNWRHEGQDFESIKEKLLTIAVSIDKELDEFSEEMKREDNEIERLKEKIKYLEKKVKKLSKEVKTDFLTNIANKKAIMEELKRQESSFKRYGTNYSVVFFDIDHFKNINDTYGHDAGDVILKSLGLLFKRYARDVDMIGRFGGEEFVAILPNTNIDGACKFAEKLRKIVEKTKFMYKNTRINVTVSGGVASRNETNSMDETLKLADERLYKAKRSGRNRIVCS from the coding sequence ATGACTATAAAAGAAATAGCTAAAAAAGCATTAAATCACTTTAAATCAAGAGGTTATATTTTTACACCAAGTGAGTATGAGGAGATTTTTTGTAAAATAGCAAAACAATATGGTGTAATTATTGATGATTGTAATAAAATTGCAAAATATCTATCTAAACTTGACTCTAAATACCAGGCAATAGCAAAAAACTATAATATTAAAAATTTAGATGAACTTTTGGTGTTTTTAATAAACTATATAAATAGAGAAAATACATCAAAAGAAAAAGAAAGCATTGAACAACTTTTTTTATATGTTAAAAGAGCTTTGGATGTTATAGCAATTCTTCCGATAGTAAAATCTAAAAAAATAGCTTTAAAACATTTAGATTTTATTAAACCTTATATGGAAAAAGAAGAGTATGAAAAATTAAGACAAGAATGGATAGATTTTTTAGATTTATTCGATGCTTCAATTGTTAGAAGAGGTGCTGCATATGCTGGTATAAAAAGTGAAGATGCATTAGAAGTAATTGATGCTTTAATAAAAAGAATTGAAGAAGGTCCAGATTTATCTCATTTGATTGATGCAATAATTTATACATTAACTCCAAGTTATGCTCCATTTATGGATGATGATATTGCCATGCTTAAAAAACAATTACAAGAAGACCCAACTATTATTTTAACAAAAGCATTTGCAGATGATTTAAGAATTTTAACAAATAAAAGAATTAAACTTGATAAAGATGAATTAAAGCAAAAATTAAAAGACCTTGACCAAATAGCAGAGAGAATTTCAATAAAAATAGTTAGAATGCTTCAAAAAACTGCTGGTTCTTCAAAAGAGATAAAAATTATTGCAGATGAGATTAGAAATTGGAGACATGAGGGGCAAGATTTTGAGAGTATAAAAGAAAAACTTTTAACAATAGCAGTCTCTATTGATAAAGAATTGGATGAGTTTAGTGAAGAGATGAAAAGAGAAGATAATGAGATAGAAAGATTAAAAGAAAAAATTAAATATTTAGAAAAAAAAGTCAAAAAGCTAAGCAAAGAAGTAAAGACTGACTTTTTAACAAATATTGCCAACAAAAAAGCAATAATGGAAGAGTTAAAAAGACAGGAGAGTTCATTTAAAAGGTATGGTACAAATTATTCAGTAGTATTTTTTGATATAGACCATTTTAAAAACATAAATGATACTTATGGTCATGATGCAGGAGATGTTATTTTAAAATCCCTTGGTCTTTTATTTAAAAGATATGCAAGAGATGTAGATATGATTGGTAGATTTGGAGGAGAAGAATTTGTAGCAATACTTCCAAATACTAATATTGATGGTGCTTGTAAATTTGCAGAAAAATTAAGAAAAATAGTAGAAAAAACAAAATTTATGTATAAAAATACAAGAATAAATGTGACAGTCTCAGGTGGAGTTGCAAGTAGAAATGAAACAAATTCGATGGATGAGACATTAAAACTTGCAGATGAGAGACTTTATAAAGCAAAAAGAAGTGGAAGAAATAGAATAGTTTGTAGTTGA